One genomic window of Arachis stenosperma cultivar V10309 chromosome 10, arast.V10309.gnm1.PFL2, whole genome shotgun sequence includes the following:
- the LOC130956960 gene encoding uncharacterized protein LOC130956960, which translates to MCDTSNYAVGAALAQRKGKNLYVIAYASKTLNGAQSNYTTTEKELLAIVFALDKFRAYLLGSKVVVYSDHAALKYLLAKKESKPRLIRWVLLLQEFYLEIKDRSGSQNLVVEHLSRLEYTKGDPTPINDAFPLEGLQAISEVIPWLHLLSITWWLAPFLPIFPNIQRISLKANPNIMYGMTSTFGDVVRIKFGNISKKDEIPQQTMLFCEIFDVLGIDFMGPFPNSNGLLYILLAFDYVSKWVEAIPTQTDDANVVLSLVRNNIICCFGSPRAIVSDQDSHFCNKRLTGIMKMYGIIHKVATAYHPQTNGQAEVSNREIKCILEKIVKPHRRDWSAKLTNALWAYQTTYKTLIGMSSFRLVYGKACHLPMEIEHKAYWGESKESYSWWNWSV; encoded by the exons ATGTGTGACACATCTAACTATGCGGTGGGAGCCGCGCTAGCACAGCGCAAAGGTAAAAATCTTTATGTCATTGCCTATGCCTCTAAAACTTTGAATGGAGCCCAatccaattatactactactgagaagGAGTTGTTAGCTATTGTCTTTGCTTTGGATAAATTTCGAGCTTATTTACTTGGCTCAAAGGTGGTAGTATACTCGGATCATGCAGCATTGAAATATTTGTTGGCCAAGAAAGAGTCTAAACCAAGGTTGATAAGATGGGTTTTGCTTTTGCAAGAATTTTATCTAGAAatcaaagataggagtggttcACAAAATCTAGTGGTGGaacacttgagtcgccttgagtaCACAAAGGGCGATCCCACTCCTATTAATGATGCCTTTCCTCTTGAGGGCTTGCAAGCAATCTCTGAAGTGATCCCTTGGTTGCACCTATTGTCAATTACTTGGTGGCTTGCACCTTTCCTCCCAATTTTTCCAAACATCCAAAGGATAAGCTTAAAAGCGAATCCAAATATTATGTATGGGATGACCAGTACCTTTGGTGATGTGGTGCGGATCAA GTTTGGAAATATCTCCAAGAAGGATGAGATACCCCAACAAACTATGTTGTTTTGTGAGATTTTTGATGTTTtgggtattgactttatggggcCTTTCCCAAACTCTAATGGTCTCCTCTACATTTTGCTAGCTTTTGACTAtgtttccaaatgggtggaggcgaTTCCCACCCAGACCGATGATGCTAATGTGGTTCTTTCTTTAGTTCGGAATAATATAATTTGTTGCTTTGGATcgccacgagcaatcgtgagtgatCAAGACTCTCATTTTTGCAACAAGAGATTGACAGGGATAATGAAGATGTATGGCATCATCCACAAAGTGGCCACGGCCTACCATCCCCAAACGAATGGCCAAGCTGAGGTTTCCAACCGGGAGATCAAGTGCATATTGGAGAAAATTGTGAAACCTCATAGAAGGGACTGGAGTGCTAAGCTCACTAATGCGCTATGGGCCTACCAAACGACTTACAAGACGCTAATTGGCATGAGCTCGTTTCGGCTGGTCTATGGCAAAGCTTGCCATCTACCGATGGAGATAGAGCACAAGGCGTATTGGGGGGAATCAAAAGAAAGTTACAGCTGGTGGAATTGGAGTGTCTAA
- the LOC130956961 gene encoding uncharacterized protein LOC130956961: MSLFRLVYGKVCYLSVEIEYKAFWAVRECNMGFEKAGAERKLQLQELECLRLEAYENSRLYKEKVRVVHDKNIKHREFRPGELVLLYNSRLRLMPGKLRSRWDGPYRVEKAEPYGVFHLRHPSSNKILKVNGHRLKLYHGEKMKDNKELEIFLLENPSSADD; the protein is encoded by the coding sequence ATGAGTCTCTTTCGCTTAGTCTACGGAAAGGTGTGCTACCTCTCAGTAGAGATAGAATACAAAGCTTTCTGGGCAGTACGAGAATGCAACATGGGATTTGAGAAAGCCGGAGCTGAGAGAAAGTTGCAATTACAGGAGCTAGAATGCCTTCGTCTAGAAGCCTATGAGAATTCCAGGCTATACAAGGAAAAGGTGAGGGTTGTACATGACAAGAATATAAAGCACAGGGAGTTCAGACCTGGTGAGTTAGTTCTCCTCTATaactccaggttgagactcatgccaggcaagctaAGATCTAGATGGGATGGCCCCTATAGGGTGGAAAAGGCTGAACCTTATGGCGTTTTCCATCTACGCCATCCCTCAAGCAACAAGATCCTCAAGGTTAATGGTCACCGTCTAAAGCTTTACCATGGTGAAAAGATGAAGGATAACAAGGAACTAGAGATCTTCCTTCTAGAAAATCCATCTTCAGCAGACGACTGA